From the genome of Bradyrhizobium sp. ORS 278:
TCGCTGCCTTCGCGGAGCATCCCGAAGTGGCCGTGGTGCAGCCGGTGGTGAACCCCGATGACATCGACGTCTTCAATGCCGCCGTCGCCGGCCTACGTCACGAAGCGCCCGCGCGTGGTGGCGCGACACGCCAGGCCTCGGTGCTCGCTGGCCTTGAGGCGCTGGTGCCGCACAAGCCTGAGATCGTGCTGATCCACGACGCGGCCCGTCCGTTCGTGACGCCGGCCGTGATCTCGCGCGCGATCATCGCTGCGAACAAGACCGGCGCCGCGATCCCCGTCGCGCCCGTCACCGATACGATCAAAGAGGTCGGCGCGAGCGGTGACATCACCGCGACGCCGGAACGTGCAAAACTGCGCATCGCGCAGACGCCGCAGACTTTCAGGTTCGACACGATCCTGGAGGCGCATCGCCGCGCGGCGCGCGAGGGCCTCACCGAGTTCACGGATGATGCGGCGATCGCCGAATGGGCGGGATTGACCGTCGCGACCTTTGAGGGCGATGTTGCCAACATGAAGCTCACCACACCGGAAGATTTCGTGCGCGAGGAAGCGCGGCTGGCCGCATCGCTCGGCGACATCCGAACCGGCACCGGCTACGACGTGCACGCCTTCGGCGAAGGCGACCATGTCTGGCTGTGCGGCCTGCGCGTACCGCATACGAAAGGCTTCCTCGCCCATTCCGACGGCGATGTCGGCCTGCACGCGCTGGTCGACGCCATTCTGGGCGCACTGGCCGACGGCGACATCGGCTCCCACTTCCCGCCCTCCGACATGAAGTGGAAGGGCGCCTCCTCCGACCAGTTCCTCAAATACGCCATCGAGCGCGTCGCCGCCCGTGGCGGCCGCGTCGCCAATCTCGAGGTCACGATGATCTGCGAGCGTCCGAAGATCGGCCCCTTGCGCGACCAGATGCGCGCGCGCATCGCCGAGATTTCCGGCGTCGACATCTCGCGCATCGCCGTCAAGGCCACCACCAGCGAACGCCTCGGCTTCACCGGCCGCGAGGAAGGCATCGCGGCGACGGCCAGCGCGACGATCAGGTTGCCATGGGGCGCATGAATCCGGGCGGCCCTCAGAGCTAAGATCGAAGCGAACACGCGCAAGGGGACGTTGACTGCTTCGATGAGAAACGAGATCGAGCTGATCTCTGGACGTCTGAGTCGAAGTATAACGGCGAGCGCAGTGCGCTCCCTCTCCCCGTTCTTCACGGGGAGAGGGTTGGGGTGAGGGGCAGCCGCACGGTTGGTGCGTGCGGAGTCCCGTGCCCCCTCAACCGAGCCCGCGACAGCGTCTCGACATCCTCGAGGCCATCCAGGTTCGGCACGGCAATGTCGGGGTTGCGATCAGTTCGAGGACGAGCGGGACATGGCGAGCGAACGTCACATCGGCTCCACCAGCGCGCTGGCACGCTCGCTGCTCGACCTCTGCCGGTCGCGCAAGCTGATGATCGCGACCGCGGAGTCCTGCACTGGCGGCCTGGTCGCCGCCGCGCTGACCGAGATCCCCGGCTCCTCGGATGTCATCGATCGCGGCTTCGTCACCTATTCCAACGAGGCCAAGCGCGCGATGCTCGGCGTCGAGGCCTCGACCCTGCAGACCTTCGGCGCCGTCTCCAAGGAGACCGCCATCCAGATGGCCGTCGGCGCCCTCGAACGCGCCGACGTCGACCTCGCGGTCGCCATCACCGGCATCGCCGGCCCCGGCGGCGCCACCCCCGGCAAACCGGTCGGCCTCGTCCACTTCGCCGTCGCCGCCCGCGACGGCCGCATCACCCACCACGAACACCGCTTCGGCGCCATCGGCCGGAGTGCGGTGCGGACGCGGTCGGTGATCGAGGCGTTACGGATGCTGATGGAGCTTGCGAGGCCGCAAGTGCCGGCGAAGCCGAAGCGCGCGGCGGCGGCGCGCTTGCGCCCGCGCGCGACGCGGGCGCCAAGGTTGCACCCGGTGAAGCGGCCACCGAGGAGGCCGAGGACGTAATTGCCGTTGAAGGTTCAGTGCTCGCGCATCATTGTCATTGCGAGCGAACGAGCCTTCCTGAGAGACGATGATCGATCATCCGCTTCTGCGCGCTGTGACGACCTGGCCCGGGCGACAGCACACCCAGCTTGCATTCGAGACGATCGGCTTTTCGCTTCATCGAATCTGGCAGGACCGCGTCATTGAATTTTGCGGCCAGGAGCGGGCAGCCCTGCTCAATCGATACTGGGATGAGACGGCCCTGGAGACAATGCAATCCCTTGGAAGGAGTGCACCAGACCGGCGCATCTTTCAGATCGAGCCGACATGTCGTTCGTCGTTTCTCGATGATCTGTTTGCGGCCAGGGATTTTCAAGACCCGAACTATCCCTATCCACCTCTTGTCAAATGTCTCTTCCATCGCGCAAAAAGATTGTGGATCGATCCGGAGTTTCGGGAAGCGGAGGTGGCCTTCTTCGACCGGGCACACAGAGCGGAAACCGACCGGTTTGCCGTTCAGACGACGGGATGGACGGGAAGGAAACGCGACGTCATCCCGTTCGCCGATGAGTTTTGCAAGTCGCTTGACTTCAAAGCGTTGCGCAAGTGCTGGCGTAAAAACACCGGAAACCTGATCTTCGAAGTCGGCGTCGACCTCGGCGGCAATCCCTACTGCATTACGCCTCCTATGAAGTTCAAGATCTTTCATGCCGACGAACGCGACTTCGTCTACGATCTGCAAGGTGGTTTGTCGCTCGAGCGGCTCGTACCGGGTTTTGATGAATACGCTCGCTGCCGTGATGCGGCTGGCTACGTTCTAGGCATCAGAGCTCATATTGAGCTGTTCAACGTCATCGCCGGCTCGTTGAGTTGCTCCCCAGCATAGCCGCCAGCGCGTGGCCAGGCGAACCCGCTGACAAACATAAGCGGTTTGCGTGCCTGCCCTGGAGAGGGTGAGGCGACGCTGCCGCCTCACCCTCAGTCGTCATCCCCGCGAAAGCGGGGATCCATACCCACAGGATCCCGCGTGGCGGCACATCGGTGGCTCAGATCTCATCTCACTACATCGGCTGCGGAGTATGGATCCCGGGTCGGCGCCTCCACGGCGCTTTGCGCCGTTCCGGTTTGCCCGGGATGACAGCTGTGGGTGGGCCGACGCGTCCGTCTCAGCCCAAAAGTCCTCATGCGCGCCAAAACGGACGCTGGCACAGCCGCCGCGCTTCCTCGCGCGTCAGGCCGTAATCCTCCAGCACTTCGTCGGCCATCCAGGGCAGCTCCCGTGCGAAACGGCGGCGCTCGCGCCAGCGCTGCCACCAGAGCCGCAGCAATGACACTGGCTCGGGCTCGGCTCGGCTTCGATCGGCAGCCGGTAGCAAGTAGTAGACGTTGGCGCCGGGCCTGGGCGAGATGGAATGGCTCGACGAGGGATCGCGACCGCGTTCGAAGAGCCCCGGCGATCGCGAGGCGTCACGGAGCATCCGCGCCTCGATGGCGCTGACGCTCGGATCGTCGGTCGTGCTCGGCATAGCGGGCTCCCTTGCGAATGAAGAACCTGCCGGCAATAAAAAAGCCGCCAAGTCCTGGCGGCTGATCGGATCACTTGCTGCAAATCATCAGATTGTGCGTGATCCTCCCGCCGCCAGCGAGCTACGGTGCGTCCAACGACCAAAGCGATGAGTGGCGACGGTAATCATGGCCGGCTCTATAGCCGATCCATCTGTGGTTGTCATCCTCGAATGAGTGCGAGGCCGAGCGCCTGCCCCCAATTTGCTCAGGACAGAAACCCGCTCACCGTCCGCGCGAGCTGCCGCGCCAAAGCCCCCGGCAGCGCCTGATCGAAGATGTTGCTCAGCGTGCGGTAGTACCAGATCGTCCCGTCCTTTCCGCCGGTGAAACGTTGCCAAACGGCATCGCCGACCTCATCAAGATCGCGCACGATCGCCTCGGCGTTGTCGACCTTGTCGGCGAGCGACACCAGGAGCGATGACACCGGCTTGTGCGGCAGCTTGGCGAGATAGGCCTCCTTCCGCGGACGCCATTTAGGCTTCGGATCGACCCAGGAATCCGTGCAGTCCGCGACGATCTCGGCGACGCCATCGCCAAACCGCCTGCGAATCTCGTCCAGGGTGGCCTGACCGCCCTGGTCCTCGGCTGCGTCGTGCAGCAGGCCGGCGATCGCCTGCACCTCGCTGCCGCCGGCCGACAGCACCCGGCTGGAGACGCTCAGCAGATGCGCGATGTAAGGCACGTTGCCGCCCTTGCGGAATTGCATGCGATGCAGCTCCGCTGCATAGACCAGCGCTTCGTCGTAGAGTTTTGATAGTGACATTGGTTTGCTTTCTTCTCCTGATGGTCGAGGATCGTCATCGCAGACGTGAAACGCAATCAGTCGCCCCTAGGCGGCCGAGCGACAAAATAGCCCGCCCGTCGGGCAAATCGGCGATACAGCCGGCCGGCGTCGGTCGCCCTGCCCTTTCAGCGGCCGGAGAGCGAAGCCGAAGCCGTGCGCCGCGCGACGAAATTCTCCTGAGCATTCAAGCCCGACTGACTGTCCAGTCCTCGCCACAAAAATATTCTTCTTCCACTTTTCCGAATTAAATGCTTTCCTCCCTCATCCCGCCTCGCCACGAGGGGCGTATCGCGATCGTCACGACACGCGAGGTGGGGAGGCGATGGCCGCCGGTGGGCCGCAGCGCGTCTATCGACGTCGCGGACGAACGGCTTCTGGCGGACGTGAAATCGTGTGGTCCTGACGCCGCGACGCTGGCGTCAAGTCTTCGGGCGATGATCCCGGAGGCGACGGTGGCTAGAGAGCCGTACACCGGGGAGATCACGACATAAGCGTGAAGACCATCGCGCAGGGAATGCCGGATGTCGGCTGAACCTGTGGTGACTGCCGCCTGCTTTTTTGCTGCAGGCGGGCCATGGGTTGCGGCCAGCGCCCGGCATTCCCTGCGCCCTCGTGATTGTCCGGGGGCACGTCGAGCGGCAAAGCCCGGGCGTGTTCGCGCCGCGGGAAGCACCGCCTCGTCGTCTGTCGCGACACACCCGTAAATGTCCGGACCAACAATCGAAACAATACGGGAGTGCGACCATGCCGCCGAAAGGTTTTGGTTAATTTTGCCCTGCTACGACTCGCACATTCTTCTCTGACAGTGGATTCGGGACCCCCCATGGCTTTCTTCTCCGGCAAGTCGGCTGATCGCACGCACAACCTGTTGATGACCGAGATGTTCGAACGCCATCGCGACGCCATCCTGGTGATGTCCGAGGGCAAGATCATCGCCTGCAACGAGACCGCGGTCCGCTTTGGCGGCTTCCGCAGCAAGCAGGACCTGCTGTCGCGCTCGCCCGCGACGATGGCTCCGGAGATCCAGCCGAACGGAAAGCGTTCCGCCGACATGGTCAAGGAGATGGATGCGAAGGCCAAGCGGGAAGGCCATGCCAGCTTCGAGTGGACGACCAAGCGCGCCGACGGCAGCCCGGCGCTGGTGCAGATCACGCTGGTGCCGACCACGATCGAAGGCCAGACCTACGTCATGAGCTTCCGCCGCGATCTCTCCGATCTGATCGCCGCGCGCGAGGAGAAGAAGCGCGCGCTGGACCGGATTGCCAAGGATTTCGAAGCCAGCGTCGGCGCGATCGCCAATGCGATCTCCGGCGCCTCGCGCGAGGTGGAGACCACCGCGGCCTCGCTGACGACGACGGCCGATCAGGCGGCGCAGCGCGTCGCGCTGGTGGCCTCGGCGTCGAGCTCGGCTTCGTCAAACGTGCAGTCGGTCGCCGGCGCGACCGAGGAACTGTCGAGCTCGGTCAGCGAGATCAACCGCCAGGTCGCGACCTCCTCGACCATCGCCGCCGAGGCGGTCGAGGCCTCCTCCCGCACCAACGACCTCGTCAACAGCCTCGCCGACGCCGCCGCCAAGATCGGCGCGGTCACCGACATGATCAATGCGATCGCCAGCCAGACCAATCTCCTCGCTCTGAACGCCACGATCGAGGCGGCGCGCGCCGGCGACGCCGGCCGCGGCTTCGCGGTGGTCGCCTCCGAGGTGAAGAGCCTGTCGAGCCAGACCGCCAAGGCGACGGACGAGATCTCGGCCCATATCAGCGCGATGCAGCGCGCCACCAGCGATACGGTCGCCGCGATCCAGGGCATCGGCGGCACCATCGGCCAGATCAGCGAGATCGCCAAGACGATCGCGACCGCGGTCGATCAGCAGGGCCACGCCACGCAGGAGATCGCGCGCTCGGTCAGCCAGGCCGCGAGCGGCACCCGCGAGGTCGCGACCAACATCGGCTCGGTCAGCCAGACCGTGGAATCGGCCGGCGGCGCCGCGCGGCAGATGCTCGGCGCGGCCGGGCAGCTCGCCAAACATGCCGACGAGCTGCGCGGCAAGGTGAAGGACTTCTTGACCGCCGTCGAGGCGGCGTAGGACCGATCGCAGGCCTTGAGGTCCGCGATCAGACCCGCTCCGCGACGATGTCGCGGAGCAGCTGTTTGAAACGTGGATAGGACTTTTTGGAACGACGCGATCGGCGCGGCGCCGTCCCCGTACGAGTTGGCACACCGCCAACCTCACCCACCGCCGTCGTCCCGGGCAAGCCGTAGCGCAGCGGAGGCGCCGACCCGGGACCCATACGCCGCAGCAGATGTAATGAGACGAGATCGGAGTTACCTACCTGCCGCCACACGACACCCTGTGATTATGAATCCCCGCTTTCGCGGGGATGACGGCTGTGGGTGTGGCGCCGTCCGAGGTCTACCACCGGCGAGCATGGGAATGATTTAAGTCGACGACACTGCCGGCTTGCGGCCATAGATCGCATCGGCGCGCTTTTCGAACGCCGCCGACATGCGCGCGAACACCGTGTCGAACATCGAGCCCATCAGCATCGCCAGCATGCGGCTCTTGAACTCGTAGGCGATGAAGAACGTCACTTCGCAGGCATCCTGCCCTGTTGGCTCGAAGCTCCAGCGGTTTTCCAGGCTGGAGAACGGGCCGCTGACATATTCGACAAGGATGTTGCGGTTGGCGCGATCCAGCGTGACTCGGCTGGTGAAGGTCTCCTTGACCAGCTTGAACGACACGGTCATGTCGGCCACGATGACCTCGATGCCGTCGGGCTTGGAGTTGCGCTGGCGCACCACCAGCCGCTCGCATAGCGGCACGAATTCCGGATAGCGTTCGACATCGGCGACGAGGTCGAACATCTGGTCGGCCGTATGCGGCACGCGCCGCTTGTTGGAAAATCTCGGCATCTGGTCTCGATCAGCGCGCGAGCGCGTCGCGCGCGGCCTTCAGCTTGGCGAAGTCCTCGCCGGCATGGTGCGAGGAGCGCGTGAGCGGGCTCGCCGACACCATCAGGAAGCCCTTGGTGTAGGCGACGGTCTCGTAGTTGGAGAACTCCTCCGGAGTGACGTAGTTCATCACGGCGTGGTGCTTCTTGGTGGGCTGCAGATACTGCCCGATCGTGAGAAAGTCGACCTCGGCCGAGCGCATGTCATCCATCACCTGCAACACCTCGTGGCGCTGCTCGCCGAGGCCGACCATGATGCCGGACTTCGTGAAGATGGTCGGGTCGATCTCCTTGACCCGCTGCAGCAGCCGGATCGAGTGGAAGTAGCGCGCGCCGGGTCGGACCGAGAGATAGCGCGACGGCACGGTCTCGAGATTGTGGTTGAAGACATCGGGCTTGGCCGCGACGATCTGCTCCAGCGCGCCGTCCTTGCGCAGGAAATCTGGCGTGAGGACCTCGATCGTGGTGGTCGGGCACTTCGCGCGGATCGCGCGGATGGTTTCTGCGATGTGCGCGGCGCCCCCGTCGGCAAGATCGTCGCGGTCGACCGATGTGACGACGACATGGGCGAGGCCGAGCTTGAAGGTCGCCTCCGCCACGTGCTCCGGCTCGCCGGCGTCGAGCGCGGCGGGCATGCCGGTCTTGACGTTGCAGAAGGCGCAGGCCCGGGTGCAGGTGTCGCCCATGATCATGAAGGTGGCGTGCTTCTTGTCCCAGCACTCGCCGATGTTCGGGCAGCCGGCCTCCTCGCACACGGTGACGAGGCCGTTCTCGCGGACGATGTTGCGGGTGTCGGCATAGCCGCGGGTGGTCGGCGCCTTGACGCGGATCCAGGCGGGCTTGGCCGGCGACACCGAGTCCGGCCGGTTCACCTTTTCGGGGTGGCGGGGGCGCAGCGGCGTGTTCGCGTTGATGTCGACGATGGTGACCATGGGAACCCAAGCAAAGCTCTGTTGCGCCCTAGCTATTCCGAGCCGCGGCGCGCCGCAACCGGCTGGCCGAGGATACCAGGGCATGGCAGATATGGGCAGCGCCAGCGGGCGCTCATCCCGGCCAATTTTGTCGAGAATGGCGCAAAAACCGGCAAAAACTCCCGGAGTTTCACGGCCTCGGGCCCGAGATGCAGGCAAGCGGCTGACCCGATCGTTCTTCGCCCGCGACGTGCTTAAGGTGGCGCCGGACCTGATCGGCGCGACGTTCCTGGTCGATGGCGTCGGCGGCGTGATCGTCGAGGTCGAGGCGTATCACCACACCGACCCGGCGGCGCATTCGTTCCGCGGGCCGACGCCGCGCAACCAGGTGATGTTCGGTCCGCCCGGCTTCGCCTATGTCTACCGCTCCTACGGCATCCACTGGTGTGTGAACTTCGTCTGCGAGCCGGAGGGCTCGGCGAGCGCCGTGCTGATCCGGGCGATCGAGCCGACGCTCGGGATCGAGGAGATGAAGCGGCGGCGCGGGCTGGAGGATCTCCGGATGCTTTGCTCCGGGCCGGGCAAGCTGACGGAGGCGATGGGCGTCACGATCGCACACAACGCGCTGCCGCTCGATGCTTCCCCGATCGAGCTGTTCGCCCGCCCAGATGACGTCGAGGTCGTCACCGGCGTCCGCATCGGCATCACCAAGGCGGTGGAGCTGCCCTGGCGCTTCGGCCTGAAGGGCTCGCGGTTCGTGAGCAAGCCGTTTCCGCCGTCATCGCGAGGAGCGTAAGCGACGAAGCGATCCAGGGGCTGCGCGTGGGACCCTGGATTGCTTCGCTACGCCGCTACGCTCGCAATGACGCGGAGGGCGCGTCCTGTCAGACGCCTTGCAGCCGCGACAGCGCGTCCTGGAACTTGGCCTTGCGGGCCAGCGCCGCCTCGCGCTTCTCCTTCTCCTCCTCGACGAGCTCCTCGGGCGCGTTGGCCACGAACTTCTCGTTGCCGAGCTTCTTGTCGACGCGCTCGATATCGGCCTCGGCCTTGGCGATTTCCTTTCCGAGCCGGGTGCGCTCGGCGGCGAGATCGACGACGCCATTCAGCGGCAGCGCAGCCACCTCGCCGCGGACGACGAGCTGGGCGGAGCCTTCGGGCGCGGTGTCGGCAAACGAGATGTCCGACAGCCGTGCGAGTCGCTTGATCACCTCGCTCCAGCGCGGTGCGCGATCGCGGGTCTCCGCGGAGGCGCCGACGAGCGCGAGCGGCACCAACGTCGCCGGCGGGATGTTCATCTCGGCGCGGACCGAGCGGATCGCGGTGACGAGATCGACCACCCAGCCGATCTCGGCCTCGGCCGCCTCGTCCTTGAAGCTGGCGGCGTTGAACGACACCAGCACGGGCGGCACCAGCGGATCGCCGAAGCTCGCCGCCGACAGCGCGGCGATCTCGGCGACGGTCGGCGTGTCCACGCGATGCGGCCAGGGCGAGAGCGTCAGCAGGCTGTCGCGCTTGGCGGTCGACTCCCACAGCGCCTCGGTGATGAAGGGCATGAAGGGATGGAGAAGCTTCAGGATCTCGTCGCGCGCCCACGCGACCATCGCCTTGGTCTCGTCCTTGGCCGGCCCCTCGTCGCCGAGCAAGGTCGGCTTGGAGAGCTCGACATACCAGTCGCAATAGACGTCCCAGACGAACCGGTAGATCGCGTTGGCCGCGTCGTTGAAGCGATAGGCCTCGAGCGCCTCGGTGACCTCGCGCGTGGCCGCGGCGGCCTCATGGGCGATCCAGCGGTTCAGCGTCTCCTTGGCCGAGGCCGGATCGAAGCCCTCCGTCACCGTGCAGCCGTTCATTTCGGCGAAGCGGCTGGCGTTCCAGAGCTTGTTGGCGAACTTGCGGTAGCCCTCGACGCGCTGCGTCGACAGCTTGATGTCGCGGCCCTGGGCGGCCATCGCGGCCAAGGTGAAGCGCAGCGCGTCGGCGCCGTGCTCGTCGATCAGCGCGAGGGGATCGATGACGTTGCCCTTCGACTTCGACATCTTGGCGCCCTTCTCGTCGCGGACGAGCGCATGGATGTAGACGGTCGAGAACGGCACCTCCTTCATGAAGTGGATGCCCATCATCATCATGCGGGCGACCCAGAAGAAGATGATGTCGAAGCCGGTGACCAGCACGTTGGTCGGGTAGTAGCGCTTGACCTCCGGCGTATCGTCGGGCCAGCCGAGCGTGGAGAACGGCCACAGCGCCGACGAGAACCAGGTGTCGAGCACGTCCTCATCACGGGTGATGAAGCCTTCGCGCTTGTTGCGGTCGAGCGCCATTTCCCGGCCCTGCTCGGCCGTGATGACCTCCTGCTCGACGTAATAGGCGATGGCGTGGGAGACGGCCTCCTCCTCGGTCTCGGCGACGAAGGCCTTGCCGTCCGGGCCGTACCAGGCCGGGATCTGATGGCCCCACCACAGCTGGCGCGAGATGCACCAGGGCTGGATGTTCTCCATCCAGTCGAAATAGGTCTTCTCCCAGTTGCGCGGCACGAACGTCGTCGCGCCCGATCGCACGGCCGCGATCGCCGGCTGCGCCAGGGTCTTGGCGTCGACGTACCACTGGTCGGTCAGATACGGCTCGATGACGACGCCGGAACGGTCGCCATGCGGCACCATGTGGGTGTTCGGCTCGACGCGCTCGAGGAAGCCGAAATTCTCCAGCCGCTCCAGAATCTTCTTGCGCGCGGCGAAGCGCTCGACTCCGTGAAACTCCTTGGCGAACTCCTCGGAGCCCTCGGGCAGGCCGCGCAGATAGTCCTCGTTATCGACGAGGGTCACGCAGCCCTCGCGGTCGAGGATGCTGATCTGCGGCAGGCCGTGGCGGCGGCCGACCTCGAAATCGTTGAAGTCGTGCGCCGGCGTGATCTTGACCGCGCCGGTGCCCTTCTCCGGGTCGGAATAGGTGTCGGCGACGATCGGGATCTCGCGCCCGACCAGCGGCAGGATCACGCGCTTGCCGACGAGATGCTGATAGCGCTCGTCATCCGGATGCACGGCGACGGCGCTGTCGCCGAGCATCGTCTCGGGACGCGTGGTGGCAACCACGATGAAGCTGGTCGGATCCTCCGGGCTGAACGTCTTGCCCTCGATCGGATAGCGCAGGTACCAGAGGTTGCCCTTGACCTCGAGCTGCTGGACCTCGAGATCGGAGATCGCCGTCAGCAGCTTGGGGTCCCAGT
Proteins encoded in this window:
- a CDS encoding bifunctional 2-C-methyl-D-erythritol 4-phosphate cytidylyltransferase/2-C-methyl-D-erythritol 2,4-cyclodiphosphate synthase; translated protein: MTTSQRTAAILVAAGRGLRAGAGGPKQYRTIGGRTVIHRALAAFAEHPEVAVVQPVVNPDDIDVFNAAVAGLRHEAPARGGATRQASVLAGLEALVPHKPEIVLIHDAARPFVTPAVISRAIIAANKTGAAIPVAPVTDTIKEVGASGDITATPERAKLRIAQTPQTFRFDTILEAHRRAAREGLTEFTDDAAIAEWAGLTVATFEGDVANMKLTTPEDFVREEARLAASLGDIRTGTGYDVHAFGEGDHVWLCGLRVPHTKGFLAHSDGDVGLHALVDAILGALADGDIGSHFPPSDMKWKGASSDQFLKYAIERVAARGGRVANLEVTMICERPKIGPLRDQMRARIAEISGVDISRIAVKATTSERLGFTGREEGIAATASATIRLPWGA
- a CDS encoding CinA family protein, coding for MASERHIGSTSALARSLLDLCRSRKLMIATAESCTGGLVAAALTEIPGSSDVIDRGFVTYSNEAKRAMLGVEASTLQTFGAVSKETAIQMAVGALERADVDLAVAITGIAGPGGATPGKPVGLVHFAVAARDGRITHHEHRFGAIGRSAVRTRSVIEALRMLMELARPQVPAKPKRAAAARLRPRATRAPRLHPVKRPPRRPRT
- a CDS encoding DUF1127 domain-containing protein, translated to MPSTTDDPSVSAIEARMLRDASRSPGLFERGRDPSSSHSISPRPGANVYYLLPAADRSRAEPEPVSLLRLWWQRWRERRRFARELPWMADEVLEDYGLTREEARRLCQRPFWRA
- a CDS encoding HD domain-containing protein; the protein is MSLSKLYDEALVYAAELHRMQFRKGGNVPYIAHLLSVSSRVLSAGGSEVQAIAGLLHDAAEDQGGQATLDEIRRRFGDGVAEIVADCTDSWVDPKPKWRPRKEAYLAKLPHKPVSSLLVSLADKVDNAEAIVRDLDEVGDAVWQRFTGGKDGTIWYYRTLSNIFDQALPGALARQLARTVSGFLS
- a CDS encoding methyl-accepting chemotaxis protein, with the translated sequence MAFFSGKSADRTHNLLMTEMFERHRDAILVMSEGKIIACNETAVRFGGFRSKQDLLSRSPATMAPEIQPNGKRSADMVKEMDAKAKREGHASFEWTTKRADGSPALVQITLVPTTIEGQTYVMSFRRDLSDLIAAREEKKRALDRIAKDFEASVGAIANAISGASREVETTAASLTTTADQAAQRVALVASASSSASSNVQSVAGATEELSSSVSEINRQVATSSTIAAEAVEASSRTNDLVNSLADAAAKIGAVTDMINAIASQTNLLALNATIEAARAGDAGRGFAVVASEVKSLSSQTAKATDEISAHISAMQRATSDTVAAIQGIGGTIGQISEIAKTIATAVDQQGHATQEIARSVSQAASGTREVATNIGSVSQTVESAGGAARQMLGAAGQLAKHADELRGKVKDFLTAVEAA
- a CDS encoding type II toxin-antitoxin system RatA family toxin, coding for MPRFSNKRRVPHTADQMFDLVADVERYPEFVPLCERLVVRQRNSKPDGIEVIVADMTVSFKLVKETFTSRVTLDRANRNILVEYVSGPFSSLENRWSFEPTGQDACEVTFFIAYEFKSRMLAMLMGSMFDTVFARMSAAFEKRADAIYGRKPAVSST
- the lipA gene encoding lipoyl synthase — protein: MVTIVDINANTPLRPRHPEKVNRPDSVSPAKPAWIRVKAPTTRGYADTRNIVRENGLVTVCEEAGCPNIGECWDKKHATFMIMGDTCTRACAFCNVKTGMPAALDAGEPEHVAEATFKLGLAHVVVTSVDRDDLADGGAAHIAETIRAIRAKCPTTTIEVLTPDFLRKDGALEQIVAAKPDVFNHNLETVPSRYLSVRPGARYFHSIRLLQRVKEIDPTIFTKSGIMVGLGEQRHEVLQVMDDMRSAEVDFLTIGQYLQPTKKHHAVMNYVTPEEFSNYETVAYTKGFLMVSASPLTRSSHHAGEDFAKLKAARDALAR
- a CDS encoding DNA-3-methyladenine glycosylase, whose translation is MAQKPAKTPGVSRPRARDAGKRLTRSFFARDVLKVAPDLIGATFLVDGVGGVIVEVEAYHHTDPAAHSFRGPTPRNQVMFGPPGFAYVYRSYGIHWCVNFVCEPEGSASAVLIRAIEPTLGIEEMKRRRGLEDLRMLCSGPGKLTEAMGVTIAHNALPLDASPIELFARPDDVEVVTGVRIGITKAVELPWRFGLKGSRFVSKPFPPSSRGA
- a CDS encoding valine--tRNA ligase, translating into MIEKNYQPADLEGRMSLVWEDARAFSAGRPDRRNADPFTIVIPPPNVTGSLHMGHALNNTLQDILCRFERMRGRDVLWQPGTDHAGIATQMVVERQLMERQQPGRREMGREKFLERVWQWKDESGGTIINQLKRLGASCDWGRERFTMDEGLSKAVVKVFVELHRAGLIYKDKRLVNWDPKLLTAISDLEVQQLEVKGNLWYLRYPIEGKTFSPEDPTSFIVVATTRPETMLGDSAVAVHPDDERYQHLVGKRVILPLVGREIPIVADTYSDPEKGTGAVKITPAHDFNDFEVGRRHGLPQISILDREGCVTLVDNEDYLRGLPEGSEEFAKEFHGVERFAARKKILERLENFGFLERVEPNTHMVPHGDRSGVVIEPYLTDQWYVDAKTLAQPAIAAVRSGATTFVPRNWEKTYFDWMENIQPWCISRQLWWGHQIPAWYGPDGKAFVAETEEEAVSHAIAYYVEQEVITAEQGREMALDRNKREGFITRDEDVLDTWFSSALWPFSTLGWPDDTPEVKRYYPTNVLVTGFDIIFFWVARMMMMGIHFMKEVPFSTVYIHALVRDEKGAKMSKSKGNVIDPLALIDEHGADALRFTLAAMAAQGRDIKLSTQRVEGYRKFANKLWNASRFAEMNGCTVTEGFDPASAKETLNRWIAHEAAAATREVTEALEAYRFNDAANAIYRFVWDVYCDWYVELSKPTLLGDEGPAKDETKAMVAWARDEILKLLHPFMPFITEALWESTAKRDSLLTLSPWPHRVDTPTVAEIAALSAASFGDPLVPPVLVSFNAASFKDEAAEAEIGWVVDLVTAIRSVRAEMNIPPATLVPLALVGASAETRDRAPRWSEVIKRLARLSDISFADTAPEGSAQLVVRGEVAALPLNGVVDLAAERTRLGKEIAKAEADIERVDKKLGNEKFVANAPEELVEEEKEKREAALARKAKFQDALSRLQGV